A window of Pseudomonas mucidolens contains these coding sequences:
- a CDS encoding glycine betaine ABC transporter substrate-binding protein, with product MKKLTLIVSCILLLAGVAHAAEKPQIRIGARVFTEQTLLAEITAQYLRTKGYAPHVTGGLGSNLARSAQESGQLDLLWEYTGVSLVAYNHIDEKLNSEQSYARVKELDAKKGLAWLSPSRFSNTYALALPEKVAKQYPHINTISDLTQALAKDTKKNHLVALDTEFANRSDGLDGMVKLYDMNLSRENTRQMDAGLVYTALRNGQVFAGLVYTTDGRLSAFKLKLLEDDKHYFPDYTAAPVIRQAYLDAHPQLAAELKPLAELFDDETMRRLNARVDVDHESPSAVAADFLRQHSLN from the coding sequence ATGAAAAAACTGACTTTGATAGTGAGCTGCATCCTGCTGTTGGCCGGTGTTGCTCACGCCGCTGAAAAACCGCAGATCCGCATCGGCGCCCGGGTGTTCACCGAACAGACCCTGTTGGCCGAAATCACCGCGCAGTACCTGCGAACCAAGGGATATGCCCCGCATGTCACCGGCGGCCTGGGCAGCAACCTGGCGCGCAGTGCCCAGGAAAGCGGGCAACTGGATTTGCTCTGGGAGTACACCGGCGTATCGCTGGTGGCTTACAACCATATCGATGAGAAGCTCAACAGCGAACAGTCCTACGCTCGAGTGAAAGAACTCGACGCGAAAAAAGGCCTCGCCTGGCTATCGCCTTCGCGTTTCAGCAACACCTACGCGCTGGCCTTGCCGGAGAAGGTTGCCAAGCAATACCCGCATATCAACACCATCAGCGACCTGACCCAAGCGCTGGCCAAGGACACCAAAAAGAACCACCTGGTTGCCCTGGATACCGAATTCGCCAACCGCTCCGACGGCCTGGACGGCATGGTCAAGCTATACGACATGAACCTGTCCCGCGAAAACACGCGCCAGATGGACGCTGGCCTGGTTTACACCGCACTGCGCAATGGCCAGGTGTTTGCTGGTCTGGTGTACACCACGGACGGACGCCTCAGTGCTTTCAAACTGAAGTTGCTGGAAGACGACAAGCACTACTTCCCGGACTACACCGCCGCCCCGGTGATTCGCCAGGCCTACCTCGACGCCCATCCGCAACTGGCGGCCGAGCTCAAACCCCTGGCGGAACTGTTCGATGACGAAACCATGCGCCGGTTGAATGCACGGGTCGACGTTGATCATGAAAGCCCTTCCGCGGTTGCCGCCGA
- a CDS encoding ABC transporter permease, translating into MCSSTENRSPPVAIRYGKGLIGGAVVVALLALLVHWIGINTIELYRDDLLFYLQAHLILVLVSMLAALMVGIPAGILLSRPNMAARAERFMQIFNIGNTVPPLAVLAIALGVLGIGSGPAIFALFLASLLPIVRNTYEGLKNVQGSLKEAATGIGMTPRQVLFRVELPNAVPIIIGGVRVALAINVGTAPLAFLIGANSLGSLIFPGIALNNQPQLLLGAACTALLALLLDGLVTLASRLWLERGLRPS; encoded by the coding sequence ATGTGCTCGTCGACTGAAAATAGGAGTCCGCCTGTGGCTATTCGCTATGGCAAAGGGCTGATAGGGGGAGCGGTTGTCGTCGCCCTTCTGGCCCTGCTGGTCCACTGGATCGGCATCAACACGATCGAACTGTACCGCGACGATTTGTTGTTTTACCTGCAAGCTCACCTGATTCTCGTCCTTGTCTCCATGCTCGCTGCGCTGATGGTGGGGATTCCCGCCGGTATCCTGCTTAGCCGACCGAATATGGCCGCACGCGCAGAACGCTTCATGCAGATCTTCAATATCGGCAATACCGTTCCTCCCCTGGCCGTACTGGCCATCGCCCTCGGTGTCCTCGGCATCGGCAGCGGTCCCGCTATTTTTGCGCTGTTCCTCGCCTCCTTGCTGCCCATCGTGCGCAATACCTACGAAGGCCTGAAAAACGTCCAGGGCTCCCTCAAAGAAGCCGCCACCGGCATCGGCATGACCCCGCGCCAGGTGTTGTTTCGCGTCGAGTTGCCGAACGCCGTGCCGATCATCATCGGCGGTGTGCGCGTGGCGCTGGCGATCAACGTCGGTACCGCACCGCTGGCGTTCCTGATTGGCGCCAACAGCCTGGGCAGCCTGATTTTCCCCGGCATCGCCCTGAACAATCAGCCGCAACTGCTGCTCGGCGCCGCGTGCACCGCGTTGCTGGCGTTGCTGCTCGACGGTCTGGTGACCCTGGCCAGCCGCCTCTGGCTGGAACGTGGGCTGCGTCCGTCTTAA
- a CDS encoding peptide chain release factor 3, translating into MTHQAAEVAKRRTFAIISHPDAGKTTITERLLLMGKAIAVAGTVKSRKSDRHATSDWMEMEKQRGISITTSVMQFPYREHMINLLDTPGHEDFSEDTYRTLTAVDSALMVLDGGKGVEPRTIALMDVCRLRDTPIVSFINKLDRDIRDPVELLDEIEAVLKIKAAPITWPIGCYRDFKGVYHLADDYIIVYTAGHGHERTETKIIEKLDSDEARAHLGDEYERFVEQLELVQGACHPFNQQEFLDGQLTPVFFGTALGNFGVDHVLDAVVDWAPRPLARVANERTVEPVEEKFSGFVFKIQANMDPKHRDRIAFMRICSGKYEKGMKMRHVRTGKDVRIGDALTFFSSEREQLEEAYAGDIIGLHNHGTIQIGDTFSEGENLGFTGIPHFAPELFRRVRLRDPLKSKQLRQGLQQLAEEGATQVFFPERSNDIILGAVGVLQFDVVASRLKEEYKVECSYEPITVYSARWIDCSDKKKLEEFSNKAVENLAIDGGGHLTYLAPTRVNLALMEERWPDVKFRATREHH; encoded by the coding sequence ATGACCCACCAGGCCGCCGAAGTCGCGAAACGCCGCACTTTCGCCATTATTTCCCACCCCGATGCCGGTAAGACCACCATCACCGAGAGGCTTTTGCTGATGGGCAAGGCGATCGCAGTGGCCGGCACGGTGAAGTCGCGCAAATCCGACCGCCATGCCACCTCCGACTGGATGGAAATGGAGAAGCAGCGGGGTATTTCCATTACCACCTCGGTCATGCAGTTTCCGTATCGCGAGCACATGATCAACCTGCTCGACACCCCGGGCCACGAAGACTTCTCTGAGGATACCTACCGCACCCTGACCGCGGTGGACTCGGCCCTGATGGTTCTCGACGGTGGTAAAGGCGTTGAGCCACGGACCATCGCACTGATGGACGTTTGCCGTCTGCGTGACACGCCGATTGTCAGCTTTATTAACAAACTCGACCGTGATATTCGCGATCCGGTCGAGCTGCTGGATGAAATCGAAGCCGTCCTGAAGATCAAGGCCGCGCCGATCACCTGGCCGATCGGTTGCTACCGCGATTTCAAGGGCGTGTACCACCTGGCCGACGACTACATCATTGTCTACACCGCCGGCCACGGTCATGAGCGCACCGAAACCAAGATCATCGAGAAACTCGACTCCGACGAAGCCCGCGCGCACCTGGGCGACGAGTACGAGCGCTTTGTCGAGCAACTGGAGTTGGTGCAGGGTGCCTGTCACCCATTCAACCAGCAGGAGTTTCTCGACGGCCAGTTGACCCCGGTGTTCTTCGGTACCGCCCTGGGCAACTTCGGTGTCGACCATGTGCTTGATGCTGTGGTGGACTGGGCCCCACGCCCGCTGGCGCGAGTCGCCAACGAGCGTACGGTCGAGCCGGTCGAAGAGAAATTCAGCGGTTTTGTGTTCAAGATCCAGGCAAACATGGACCCCAAGCACCGCGACCGTATCGCTTTTATGCGGATCTGCTCCGGCAAATACGAAAAAGGCATGAAGATGCGCCACGTGCGCACCGGCAAGGACGTGCGCATCGGCGACGCTTTGACGTTCTTCTCCTCCGAGCGTGAGCAACTGGAAGAGGCTTACGCTGGCGATATCATCGGCCTGCACAACCACGGCACGATCCAGATCGGTGACACCTTCAGTGAAGGTGAAAACCTGGGGTTCACCGGCATTCCGCACTTCGCCCCGGAACTGTTCCGCCGCGTGCGCCTGCGCGACCCGCTGAAATCCAAGCAACTGCGTCAAGGTTTGCAGCAATTGGCGGAAGAGGGCGCGACCCAGGTGTTCTTCCCCGAGCGCAGCAACGACATCATCCTCGGCGCGGTCGGTGTGCTGCAGTTCGATGTGGTCGCCAGCCGCTTGAAGGAGGAATACAAGGTTGAATGCTCCTACGAGCCGATCACCGTGTACTCCGCGCGCTGGATCGATTGCAGCGACAAGAAAAAGTTGGAGGAATTCTCCAACAAGGCCGTGGAAAACCTCGCCATCGATGGCGGCGGTCACCTGACCTACCTGGCTCCGACGCGGGTCAATTTGGCGCTGATGGAAGAGCGTTGGCCGGATGTGAAATTCCGCGCGACCCGTGAGCATCATTAA